The Solanum lycopersicum chromosome 9, SLM_r2.1 genome window below encodes:
- the LOC109121034 gene encoding protein NRT1/ PTR FAMILY 8.1-like, which yields MDSDDDYTKDGTMDIYKRPANKKKTGTWKACPYILGDEACERLAYYGMSTNLVNYIQKRLNLGVASSSKAVNNWSGTCYVTPLIGAFLADAYLGRYWTIAGFSFLYIIGMTLLTLSASVKGIRPCNNGTCNPTSSQRAAFFVSIYLIAFGTGGIKPCVSSFGADQFDDNDENEKKKKSSFFNWFYLSINVGALIASSVLVYIQSNVGWGLGFGVPAVAMAIALVFFFSGTRLYRLQPPAGSPLTRIFQVFVAFIRKCHVKTPHDDTLLYETADTESIIVASRKLEHSDEFRFFDKAAVEAESDKVDGLVNPWRLCTVTQVEEVKSIIRLLPIWATGIVFSCVYGQMSTMFVNQGNVMDNHIGPHFRIPSACLSIFDTVSVIFWAPVYDLFIVPLARKYTGNERGFTQLQRMGIGLVISVFAMACAAVLETIRLDMVRKNNYYDSEYVPLSIFWQVPQYFLIGCAEVFTFIGQLEFFYDQAPDAMRSLCSALCLTTTALGNYLSSLLVTIVMNVTTRHGKFGWIPDELNRGHLDYFYWLLAFLSIINFFIYLWISKWYTYKKIAGKT from the exons ATGGATAGCGATGATGACTATACGAAGGATGGGACCATGGACATCTATAAAAGACCTGCTAACAAGAAGAAAACCGGAACCTGGAAGGCTTGCCCTTACATTCTTG GGGATGAAGCATGTGAGCGTTTGGCGTACTATGGTATGAGTACAAATTTGGTGAACTATATTCAAAAGAGGCTCAATCTAGGTGTTGCTTCTTCTTCAAAAGCTGTAAACAATTGGTCTGGAACCTGCTATGTCACGCCATTGATTGGAGCATTCTTGGCTGATGCCTATCTTGGCCGCTACTGGACAATTGCTGGTTTCTCATTCCTTTATATCATT GGAATGACACTCCTGACGTTATCTGCTTCTGTAAAAGGGATAAGGCCATGTAATAATGGTACTTGCAACCCAACATCGTCACAGAGGGCAGCATTCTTTGTTTCGATCTACTTGATTGCCTTTGGAACTGGTGGTATCAAACCTTGCGTCTCTTCCTTTGGGGCAGATCAATTTGATGACAATGATGAAAacgaaaagaagaagaagagttcCTTCTTTAACTGGTTTTACCTCTCAATCAATGTCGGTGCTCTTATCGCTTCATCAGTTCTAGTGTATATACAAAGCAATGTGGGCTGGGGCTTGGGTTTTGGTGTTCCAGCTGTGGCTATGGCCATTGCACTAGTGTTTTTCTTTTCAGGTACCCGTCTATATAGGCTCCAACCACCAGCAGGGAGTCCCCTGACTCGCATATTTCAGGTGTTTGTTGCGTTTATTAGAAAATGTCATGTCAAAACTCCTCATGACGATACTCTTCTGTATGAGACTGCTGATACAGAATCCATCATCGTAGCAAGCCGCAAGCTTGAGCACTCAGACGAGTTCAG GTTCTTTGACAAGGCTGCTGTGGAAGCTGAATCTGATAAAGTCGATGGATTAGTGAATCCGTGGAGGCTCTGCACAGTGACTCAAGTTGAGGAGGTGAAGTCGATCATCCGTCTACTCCCAATATGGGCTACTGGTATCGTGTTTTCCTGTGTCTACGGTCAGATGAGCACCATGTTTGTTAACCAAGGCAACGTAATGGACAATCACATTGGACCTCACTTCAGGATTCCATCAGCATGTCTATCCATATTTGACACAGTGAGTGTTATTTTCTGGGCGCCTGTATATGACCTTTTCATCGTTCCCTTGGCACGAAAGTATACAGGCAACGAACGAGGATTCACTCAGCTGCAAAGAATGGGCATTGGTCTTGTTATATCAGTATTTGCCATGGCTTGTGCTGCAGTTCTGGAGACCATTCGACTTGACATGGTAAGAAAGAACAACTACTATGACAGCGAATACGTTCCTCTGAGCATCTTCTGGCAAGTTCCTCAATACTTTTTGATTGGATGCGCTGAGGTGTTCACATTCATTGGTCAACTGGAGTTCTTCTATGACCAGGCACCTGATGCTATGAGAAGTTTGTGTTCAGCACTGTGTCTTACAACTACTGCATTAGGTAACTACCTAAGTTCTCTACTCGTTACAATCGTGATGAACGTGACCACAAGGCACGGGAAGTTTGGATGGATTCCAGATGAGTTGAACAGAGGCCACCTTGATTACTTTTACTGGCTATTGGCATTTCTCAGCATCATCAACTTTTTCATTTATCTGTGGATCTCCAAATGGTACACTTACAAGAAGATTGCTGGAAAAACCTAA
- the LOC101268606 gene encoding protein NRT1/ PTR FAMILY 8.1-like: protein MAEDDNKFVKDGTVDYKNNPAIKNQTGTWRACPYILGNECCERLAYYGINTNLVNYLKNQMNESSVVAVNNVTNWSGTCYVTPLLGAFLADAYLGRFWTIAVFSIIYVFGMTVLTLSASIHGLKPPCDDNNSCEPKGLQIGIFYLGLYLIALGTGGIKPCVSSFGADQFDDSDETEKKKKSSFFNWFYFSINIGALVASTVLVWIQTNVGWSWGFGIPAVAMAIAVVSFFSGTKLYRNQKPGGSPLTRIFQVVVASFRKIKVKDTSVLFETSDEESLVQGSRKLDHTQQLSFFDKAAVETESDKIKGSINGWSLCTVTQVEELKSILRLLPIWATGIIFSSVYSQMGTLFVLQGNTMDLHMTKSFEIPSASLSLFDTISVIFWVPIYDRVIVPLARRITGHRNGFTQLQRIAIGLIISIFAMLIAGTLEMVRLESVKQHNYYEKKHIPMSIFWQVPQYFVIGCAEVFTFIGQLEFFYEQAPDAMRSLCSALSLITTALGNYLSTFLVNVVTDMSTRHGGAGWIPDNLNYGHLHYFFWLLAVLSVINFGFFLFVAKFYTYKKAIIGPSS, encoded by the exons ATGGCGGAAGATGATAATAAATTTGTGAAAGATGGAACGGTGGACTACAAAAATAATCCAGCAATCAAGAACCAAACTGGAACTTGGAGAGCTTGCCCCTACATCCTTG GAAATGAATGTTGTGAGAGGCTGGCATATTATGGGATAAACACAAATTTAGTGAATTATCTGAAAAATCAGATGAATGAGAGTAGTGTTGTGGCAGTTAATAATGTTACAAATTGGTCAGGGACATGTTATGTTACACCATTGCTAGGTGCATTTCTAGCTGATGCTTATTTGGGAAGATTTTGGACTATTGCTGTGTTCTCAATCATCTATGTCTTT GGGATGACAGTACTAACATTATCAGCATCAATACATGGATTAAAACCACCTTGTGATGACAACAATTCATGTGAGCCTAAAGGATTACAGATTGGAATATTTTACTTAGGTCTTTACCTAATAGCACTTGGTACTGGTGGAATAAAACCTTGTGTTTCATCATTTGGTGCTGATCAATTTGATGATTCTGATgaaacagagaagaaaaaaaagagttctTTCTTTAAttggttttatttttctatcaaCATTGGCGCGCTCGTTGCGTCGACTGTTCTTGTTTGGATACAAACAAATGTTGGATGGAGTTGGGGGTTTGGTATTCCTGCTGTTGCTATGGCTATTGCTGTTGTAAGTTTTTTTTCAGGAACAAAACTTTATAGGAATCAAAAACCTGGTGGAAGTCCACTTACAAGGATATTTCAAGTTGTGGTTGCATCTTTTAGGAAAATTAAAGTTAAGGATACTTCTGTTTTGTTTGAAACTAGTGATGAAGAATCTCTTGTACAAGGTAGCAGGAAACTTGATCATACTCAACAATTGAG TTTCTTTGATAAGGCAGCAGTGGAGACAGAATCAGATAAAATCAAAGGGTCAATTAATGGATGGAGCCTTTGCACTGTGACACAAgtagaagaattgaaatcaatcCTAAGGCTATTGCCTATATGGGCAACTGGTATAATCTTTAGTAGTGTGTATAGCCAAATGGGAACCTTATTTGTTCTCCAGGGCAACACAATGGATCTTCACATGACCAAATCCTTTGAAATCCCTTCAGCTTCCCTATCCCTTTTCGACACGATTAGTGTCATCTTTTGGGTACCTATCTATGACCGTGTGATTGTTCCGTTAGCCAGAAGAATCACAGGTCATAGGAACGGTTTCACTCAGCTACAAAGGATAGCAATTGGACTCATAATCTCAATTTTCGCCATGTTGATTGCTGGAACATTGGAAATGGTTAGACTGGAAAGtgtaaaacaacataattacTACGAAAAGAAGCATATACCTATGTCGATTTTTTGGCAAGTTCCTCAATATTTTGTTATAGGTTGTGCTGAAGTTTTTACATTCATTGGACAATTGGAGTTCTTCTATGAACAAGCCCCTGATGCTATGAGAAGTTTATGTTCAGCTCTGTCACTTATAACGACCGCGCTCGGGAACTATCTGAGTACATTTTTGGTGAATGTTGTGACTGATATGAGTACTAGACATGGTGGTGCTGGTTGGATTCCTGATAATTTGAACTATGGTCATCTACATTACTTTTTCTGGCTTTTGGCTGTGCTAAGTGTGATCAATTTTggattttttctctttgttgCTAAATTTTATACTTATAAGAAGGCAATAATAGGTCCATCCTCGTAA